Part of the Permianibacter fluminis genome, CGCAACTGCGCATCAAGCGGCTGCGGGTCAAGATCGACACCGGTGCGCGCACCTCGGCGCTGCACGCGTTTGAAGTGCTGCCATTCGAACGCAACGGCCAACCCTGGGTGCGTTTTGGTTTGCACCTGTCGCGCAAGCACGGCGAATTGGCGCACTGGTGCGAAGCGCCGATGCTGGATCGGCGCGTGGTCACCGACTCCGGCGGCCACGCCGAAGAGCGCTATGTGATCGCCAGCACCATCGTTTTTGGCAACGCGCACTGGCCGCTGGCAATCACGCTGACCAATCGCGACACCATGCGTTATCGCATGCTGGTCGGCCGCTCCGGCTTGCCACTCGATGCGCAAGTGCTGCCGCATCACGCCTGGCTGCAAGGCCAACCCAGTTACGACAAGCAGGCGTTTCGTACCGGTGGCAGCACCGGTGTTAACACCGATCGCAACGCCGTTGGCAACACCGAACCCGGCGCCACAACTGCCAGCCACAAAACCGACAGCACACGGGCAAGCAACACGCTGGCAACAGCCGAGCGCGCCGCGACCCGCAACGCCGACAAAAACGCCTGACCGGACCCCGAGATCACCATGAGAATTTGCGTACTGTCGCGAAATCCCCGCCTGTATTCGACCTACCGACTGGTCGAAGCGGCGGACAAACGCGGCCACGAAATCGAAGTGCTGGATACGCTTCGCTGCACGATGAACGTGGTCACCCACAAACCGACCATCCGCTACGGCGGCGAAGAGCTGAGCCGCTATGATGCGGTGATTCCACGCATCGGCGCCTCGATCACCTTTTACGGCATGGCGGTGCTGCGCCAGTTTGAAATGATGGGCGTGTTCACCATGAACGAATCGGCCGCCATCGGCCGCGCCCGCGACAAATTGCGTTGCCTGCAAATGCTGGCGCGCGACGGCATCGG contains:
- a CDS encoding ATP-dependent zinc protease family protein gives rise to the protein MVEVLANPSQSNPSGQFFGWREWAALPQLRIKRLRVKIDTGARTSALHAFEVLPFERNGQPWVRFGLHLSRKHGELAHWCEAPMLDRRVVTDSGGHAEERYVIASTIVFGNAHWPLAITLTNRDTMRYRMLVGRSGLPLDAQVLPHHAWLQGQPSYDKQAFRTGGSTGVNTDRNAVGNTEPGATTASHKTDSTRASNTLATAERAATRNADKNA